The window GCGCTTGCCCGTGCGGGGAGTAATAGGGTCTGCGGCGTGGTCGAGCCTTCCTACCTACGCGAAACCCGGGCGTCGTACGACACCGTTGCCGTCGACTACGCCGAGCTCGTACCCCCCGCATTCGAGGCCGATCTGCTGGGGCGCTCGATGCTGGGCGCATTCGCCGAACTCGTGCAGGGAGCCGGTGGCGGCCCGGTCGCCGACGTGGGGTGCGGACCCGGCCACGTGACGGCACATCTCCGCTCCCTCGGCCTGGCGGCATTCGGCGTGGATCTGTCGCCGGGAATGGTCGAAGTGGCCCGGCGGGACCACCCGGGCCTGCGGTTCGACATCGGGACGATGACAGCCCTGGAGTCGGCGGACGGCGCGCTCGGCGGCATCGTCGCCTGGTACTCCATCATCCACACGCCACC is drawn from Streptomyces sp. NBC_01717 and contains these coding sequences:
- a CDS encoding class I SAM-dependent DNA methyltransferase produces the protein MVEPSYLRETRASYDTVAVDYAELVPPAFEADLLGRSMLGAFAELVQGAGGGPVADVGCGPGHVTAHLRSLGLAAFGVDLSPGMVEVARRDHPGLRFDIGTMTALESADGALGGIVAWYSIIHTPPEVLPTVFAEFHRVLAPGGHLLLGFHVGDERRRKEKGYGGHAMSLDVHLLPPDRIAESATRAGLVVDATLIREPESAPIPQACLLVRKPRNS